A window from Primulina eburnea isolate SZY01 chromosome 2, ASM2296580v1, whole genome shotgun sequence encodes these proteins:
- the LOC140823611 gene encoding adenylate kinase, chloroplastic-like isoform X3, with protein sequence MALCSSYSVNFTAATSPSCNRNKPSTSSRNQIFNTSGSPSSKSWIPCLSVQLNQRFSRTRFRKSKAAPCMLVVASGEKGEPLRVMISGAPASGKGTQCELITEKYDLVHVAAGDLLRAEIAAGSKNGKLAKEYMEKGQLVPNEIVVMMVKNRLSQQDSQEKGWLLDGYPRSASQANALKGFGFDPDIFILLEVPEDILVERVVGRRLDPVTGKIYHLKYSPPETEEIAARLTQRFDDTEEKVKLRLVTHNTNVEDVLSIYGDVTLRVDGSLPKHEVFSQIDSALAKLLEQKLAPSGSVST encoded by the exons ATGGCTTTGTGTAGTTCTTATTCTGTCAACTTCACAGCCGCAACATCACCATCCTGCAATCGAAACAAGCCCTCAACTTCCTCTCGTAATCAGATTTTTAACACTTCAGGATCACCATCGTCTAAATCTTGGATTCCCTGTTTATCTGTCCAACTTAACCAAAGATTTTCCCGAACCCGTTTCAGAAAGTCAAAAGCTGCCCCATGTATGCTG GTTGTTGCATCAGGAGAAAAAGGGGAGCCTTTGAGGGTGATGATATCAGGAGCTCCAGCTTCCGGTAAAGGAACACAATGCGAGCTTATTACTGAAAAG TATGATTTGGTGCATGTAGCGGCTGGAGATCTTTTAAGGGCTGAAATCGCTGCAGGTTCGAAAAACGGGAAGCTAGCAAAGGAATACATGGAGAAAGGGCAGCTCGTACCTAATGAAATCGTTGTGATG ATGGTCAAGAACCGTTTATCACAGCAAGATTCTCAGGAGAAAGGTTGGCTACTGGATGGATATCCAAGGAGTGCATCTCAGGCGAATGCTCTCAAGGGTTTTGGGTTTGATCCGGATATCTTCATTCTTCTTGAA GTCCCTGAAGACATCCTTGTGGAGAGAGTTGTTGGGCGCAGACTAGATCCTGTTACAGGAAAAATATACCATCTAAAATATTCTCCTCCGGAAACCGAAGAAATTGCTGCAAGACTTACGCAACGATTCGACGACACTGAAGAAAAG GTCAAACTGCGTTTGGTCACTCACAACACAAATGTGGAAGATGTGCTTTCAATATATGGAGATGTAACCTTGAGG GTAGATGGAAGTCTCCCTAAACATGAGGTATTTTCACAGATCGACAGTGCCTTGGCAAAGCTACTTGAGCAAAAGCTGGCTCCATCAGGGTCGGTATCGACATGA
- the LOC140823612 gene encoding receptor-like protein 44, translated as MGFAGQLLALALLALAAADPNDELCLNRLSESLEDPFKNLQNWTRTVFANPCQGFTSFLQGATCNNGRIYKLSLPNLSLRGTISPYLSNCTNLQALDLSSNSIAGPIPTDLQYLVNLAVLNLSSNSLSGEIPQQLALCAYLNVIDLHDNQLSGPIPQQLGQLMRLSVFDVSNNGLSGIIPASLGNRSGNLPRFNASSYEGNKDLYGYPLPPMKNKGLSILAIVGIGLGSGFISLVLSFTAVCIWLRVSEQKLANEEGKNSQFMPDY; from the coding sequence ATGGGTTTTGCGGGCCAGCTGCTGGCTCTGGCCTTGCTAGCCCTCGCCGCTGCGGATCCGAACGACGAGCTGTGCCTGAACCGTCTTAGCGAGTCGTTGGAGGACCCGTTCAAGAACCTGCAGAACTGGACTCGAACTGTTTTCGCCAACCCATGTCAGGGTTTCACCTCGTTCCTACAGGGAGCCACCTGCAACAATGGCCGAATCTACAAACTCTCCCTCCCTAATCTCTCGCTTAGAGGCACCATTTCTCCTTACCTCTCGAATTGCACCAATTTGCAAGCCCTCGATCTCTCCTCCAACTCCATCGCCGGTCCGATCCCCACGGATCTCCAGTATCTAGTCAACTTAGCTGTTCTTAATCTCTCCTCCAACAGCCTCTCCGGCGAAATCCCCCAGCAATTGGCGCTTTGTGCTTACCTGAACGTCATCGATCTCCACGACAATCAACTATCGGGCCCGATTCCGCAGCAGCTGGGGCAACTCATGAGGCTCTCGGTTTTCGATGTGTCGAACAACGGGCTATCCGGGATCATACCCGCTTCATTAGGTAATCGAAGCGGGAACCTGCCGCGATTCAATGCAAGCTCGTACGAAGGTAACAAGGATCTCTACGGCTACCCACTACCCCCGATGAAGAACAAAGGGCTTTCGATTCTAGCGATCGTAGGGATCGGGCTGGGTAGTGGGTTCATCAGTCTGGTCCTGAGTTTCACTGCTGTTTGCATTTGGTTGAGGGTTTCGGAACAGAAATTGGCCAATGAAGAAGGCAAAAACAGTCAATTCATGCCTGATTACTGA
- the LOC140823611 gene encoding adenylate kinase, chloroplastic-like isoform X1, with protein MPKELIVITKTVVTARDEDQQPKMALCSSYSVNFTAATSPSCNRNKPSTSSRNQIFNTSGSPSSKSWIPCLSVQLNQRFSRTRFRKSKAAPCMLVVASGEKGEPLRVMISGAPASGKGTQCELITEKYDLVHVAAGDLLRAEIAAGSKNGKLAKEYMEKGQLVPNEIVVMMVKNRLSQQDSQEKGWLLDGYPRSASQANALKGFGFDPDIFILLEVPEDILVERVVGRRLDPVTGKIYHLKYSPPETEEIAARLTQRFDDTEEKVKLRLVTHNTNVEDVLSIYGDVTLRVDGSLPKHEVFSQIDSALAKLLEQKLAPSGSVST; from the exons ATGCCAAAAGAACTCATCGTGATAACAAAAA CAGTGGTGACTGCTAGAGACGAAGATCAACAGCCAAAAATGGCTTTGTGTAGTTCTTATTCTGTCAACTTCACAGCCGCAACATCACCATCCTGCAATCGAAACAAGCCCTCAACTTCCTCTCGTAATCAGATTTTTAACACTTCAGGATCACCATCGTCTAAATCTTGGATTCCCTGTTTATCTGTCCAACTTAACCAAAGATTTTCCCGAACCCGTTTCAGAAAGTCAAAAGCTGCCCCATGTATGCTG GTTGTTGCATCAGGAGAAAAAGGGGAGCCTTTGAGGGTGATGATATCAGGAGCTCCAGCTTCCGGTAAAGGAACACAATGCGAGCTTATTACTGAAAAG TATGATTTGGTGCATGTAGCGGCTGGAGATCTTTTAAGGGCTGAAATCGCTGCAGGTTCGAAAAACGGGAAGCTAGCAAAGGAATACATGGAGAAAGGGCAGCTCGTACCTAATGAAATCGTTGTGATG ATGGTCAAGAACCGTTTATCACAGCAAGATTCTCAGGAGAAAGGTTGGCTACTGGATGGATATCCAAGGAGTGCATCTCAGGCGAATGCTCTCAAGGGTTTTGGGTTTGATCCGGATATCTTCATTCTTCTTGAA GTCCCTGAAGACATCCTTGTGGAGAGAGTTGTTGGGCGCAGACTAGATCCTGTTACAGGAAAAATATACCATCTAAAATATTCTCCTCCGGAAACCGAAGAAATTGCTGCAAGACTTACGCAACGATTCGACGACACTGAAGAAAAG GTCAAACTGCGTTTGGTCACTCACAACACAAATGTGGAAGATGTGCTTTCAATATATGGAGATGTAACCTTGAGG GTAGATGGAAGTCTCCCTAAACATGAGGTATTTTCACAGATCGACAGTGCCTTGGCAAAGCTACTTGAGCAAAAGCTGGCTCCATCAGGGTCGGTATCGACATGA
- the LOC140824360 gene encoding short-chain dehydrogenase virD-like yields MSDMTKVALVTGCAIGGIGYEYCKALAEHNCHVIASDIPQKMHHLLDLRSKNIETICLDVLSDESVAKTIDHVISQHGKLDILVNNAGIGSVGPLAELSLDVIKRAYEINALGALRLVQHVVPHMVTQRRGIIVNIGSVVGKVPTPWAGSYCASKAYIHAISHTLRVELKPFNIDVVLVLPGAIKSNFGGNSYDGLRDQEWKIYNIFKDEIEERAKASQEGKSTDATVFARHVISKILDSSPPKEIIHGHMTGLFNFLSWSPLWVRDLFFTRRFKLNKKMF; encoded by the coding sequence ATGAGTGACATGACAAAGGTTGCGTTGGTCACAGGTTGCGCCATTGGTGGCATCGGCTATGAATATTGCAAGGCACTTGCTGAGCATAATTGTCATGTCATTGCGTCCGACATCCCCCAGAAAATGCACCATCTCTTAGACTTGCGATCCAAAAACATCGAGACGATATGTCTGGATGTCTTGTCTGACGAAAGTGTTGCAAAAACGATCGATCATGTGATTTCACAGCATGGGAAGCTGGATATCCTAGTCAACAATGCAGGAATCGGGAGCGTAGGCCCTCTAGCCGAACTCTCACTAGACGTTATCAAAAGAGCATATGAAATAAATGCATTAGGAGCGTTGCGTCTAGTTCAACATGTCGTTCCACACATGGTGACACAACGTCGTGGAATCATAGTCAATATAGGAAGTGTAGTAGGAAAAGTTCCAACCCCTTGGGCTGGGTCCTATTGTGCTAGCAAAGCATATATTCACGCCATATCTCATACTCTACGAGTCGAGCTCAAGCCCTTTAATATCGACGTAGTACTTGTGCTTCCCGGGGCCATAAAATCGAACTTTGGAGGTAATAGCTATGATGGTTTGAGAGATCAAGAGtggaaaatttataatattttcaagGATGAAATAGAGGAGAGGGCCAAGGCGTCTCAAGAGGGAAAATCGACGGATGCCACCGTTTTCGCTCGGCACGTAATAAGTAAAATCTTGGATTCGAGTCCGCCGAAGGAAATCATTCATGGTCATATGACAGGGTTGTTCAATTTTCTTTCGTGGTCTCCTCTTTGGGTGAGGGATTTATTTTTTACACGTCGATTTAAGTTGAACAAGAAGATGTTCTAA
- the LOC140823611 gene encoding adenylate kinase, chloroplastic-like isoform X2, whose translation MPKELIVITKMVTARDEDQQPKMALCSSYSVNFTAATSPSCNRNKPSTSSRNQIFNTSGSPSSKSWIPCLSVQLNQRFSRTRFRKSKAAPCMLVVASGEKGEPLRVMISGAPASGKGTQCELITEKYDLVHVAAGDLLRAEIAAGSKNGKLAKEYMEKGQLVPNEIVVMMVKNRLSQQDSQEKGWLLDGYPRSASQANALKGFGFDPDIFILLEVPEDILVERVVGRRLDPVTGKIYHLKYSPPETEEIAARLTQRFDDTEEKVKLRLVTHNTNVEDVLSIYGDVTLRVDGSLPKHEVFSQIDSALAKLLEQKLAPSGSVST comes from the exons ATGCCAAAAGAACTCATCGTGATAACAAAAA TGGTGACTGCTAGAGACGAAGATCAACAGCCAAAAATGGCTTTGTGTAGTTCTTATTCTGTCAACTTCACAGCCGCAACATCACCATCCTGCAATCGAAACAAGCCCTCAACTTCCTCTCGTAATCAGATTTTTAACACTTCAGGATCACCATCGTCTAAATCTTGGATTCCCTGTTTATCTGTCCAACTTAACCAAAGATTTTCCCGAACCCGTTTCAGAAAGTCAAAAGCTGCCCCATGTATGCTG GTTGTTGCATCAGGAGAAAAAGGGGAGCCTTTGAGGGTGATGATATCAGGAGCTCCAGCTTCCGGTAAAGGAACACAATGCGAGCTTATTACTGAAAAG TATGATTTGGTGCATGTAGCGGCTGGAGATCTTTTAAGGGCTGAAATCGCTGCAGGTTCGAAAAACGGGAAGCTAGCAAAGGAATACATGGAGAAAGGGCAGCTCGTACCTAATGAAATCGTTGTGATG ATGGTCAAGAACCGTTTATCACAGCAAGATTCTCAGGAGAAAGGTTGGCTACTGGATGGATATCCAAGGAGTGCATCTCAGGCGAATGCTCTCAAGGGTTTTGGGTTTGATCCGGATATCTTCATTCTTCTTGAA GTCCCTGAAGACATCCTTGTGGAGAGAGTTGTTGGGCGCAGACTAGATCCTGTTACAGGAAAAATATACCATCTAAAATATTCTCCTCCGGAAACCGAAGAAATTGCTGCAAGACTTACGCAACGATTCGACGACACTGAAGAAAAG GTCAAACTGCGTTTGGTCACTCACAACACAAATGTGGAAGATGTGCTTTCAATATATGGAGATGTAACCTTGAGG GTAGATGGAAGTCTCCCTAAACATGAGGTATTTTCACAGATCGACAGTGCCTTGGCAAAGCTACTTGAGCAAAAGCTGGCTCCATCAGGGTCGGTATCGACATGA